In Streptomyces ambofaciens ATCC 23877, a single genomic region encodes these proteins:
- a CDS encoding alpha-mannosidase, translating into MHDDRDLVEARLERVLDERIRPAVYPESVPLDVAVWHAPGEPVPVAEGLAADPEPIEVGARWGAPWGTSWFRVTGTVPEEWAGRTVEAVLDLGFDESMPGFQCEGLVYRPDGTPVKGLSPRNQWVRVAAPATGGEEVRLHVEAASNPVIFGPRPFVPTPLGDKETAGDEPLYTLARMDLAVLDETVWHLVLDLEVLSELMAELPVDSPRRWEILRAVDKALDAVDLQDVNGTAAQARARLTGVLSAPAAASAHRISAVGHAHIDSAWLWPLRETVRKVARTASNMTALLEDEPDFVFAMSQAQQWAWVRDHRPEVWARVKKAVADGRFVPAGGMWVESDTNMPGSEAMARQFVHGKRFFLDEFGVENDEAWLPDTFGFAAGLPQIIKAAGAKYLLTQKISWSRTNRFPHHTFRWEGIDGTRIFTHFPPVDTYNCSMRGDEIAHAARNFRDKGVARHSLAPTGWGDGGGGTTREMVAKAARLHDLEGSATVTWETPRAFFAKAEAENPEPPVWVGELYLELHRATLTSQARTKQGNRRSEHLLREAELWAATAAVRTGFPYPYDDLDRIWKTVLLHQFHDILPGSSIAWVHREARATYDRVARELDGIIDAAQRALAGEGDTPLLFNAAPHTRTGVPAGAAAAPVTEGRTVLTPRPEGGHVLDNGLLRVGIDGRGLLVSVYDLAADRETIAPGRAGNLLQLHPDLPNKWDAWDVDEFYRNTVTDLTDTDEVGPGDDGASVRVVRRFGSSRVTQTLTLAPGERRLEVDTEVDWHETEKFLKLAFPLDLHAERYASETQFGHFHRPTHTNTSWEAAKFEACNHRFVHLEEPGWGVAVVNDSTYGHDVTRTVRTDGDAGTTTTVRVSLLRAPRFPDPETDQGVHRFRHALVPGADIGDAVREGWRINLPERRVPGAGEVAPLVTVDHDAVVVTAVKLADDGSGDVVVRFHEAHGGRARATLTAGFPVAEAAVTDLLERPAAEQGPAIEQDGERIAVRLRPFQLTTLRLRRA; encoded by the coding sequence ATGCATGACGACCGCGACCTGGTCGAAGCCCGCCTCGAACGCGTCCTCGACGAGCGCATCCGCCCCGCCGTGTACCCCGAGTCCGTGCCGCTCGACGTCGCCGTGTGGCACGCGCCCGGCGAGCCCGTGCCGGTCGCCGAGGGGCTCGCGGCCGACCCCGAACCCATAGAGGTGGGCGCCCGCTGGGGCGCCCCCTGGGGCACCAGCTGGTTCCGCGTCACCGGGACCGTGCCCGAGGAGTGGGCCGGGAGGACCGTCGAGGCGGTCCTCGACCTCGGTTTCGACGAGAGCATGCCCGGCTTCCAGTGCGAGGGCCTGGTCTACCGGCCCGACGGCACCCCGGTGAAGGGCCTCAGCCCGCGCAACCAGTGGGTGCGCGTCGCCGCCCCCGCCACGGGCGGCGAGGAGGTCCGCCTGCACGTCGAGGCGGCTTCCAACCCCGTCATCTTCGGCCCCCGCCCCTTCGTGCCCACGCCGCTCGGAGACAAGGAGACCGCCGGCGACGAACCGCTCTACACCCTCGCCCGCATGGACCTCGCGGTCCTAGACGAGACGGTGTGGCACCTGGTGCTCGACCTGGAGGTGCTGAGCGAGCTGATGGCCGAGCTGCCGGTGGACTCGCCCCGCCGCTGGGAGATCCTCCGCGCCGTGGACAAGGCCCTGGACGCGGTCGACCTCCAGGACGTCAACGGCACGGCGGCACAGGCCCGTGCCCGCCTCACCGGCGTCCTCTCCGCCCCCGCCGCCGCCTCCGCGCACCGCATCAGCGCCGTCGGTCACGCCCACATCGACTCGGCGTGGCTGTGGCCGCTGCGCGAGACCGTCCGCAAGGTCGCGCGCACGGCGTCCAACATGACCGCCCTGCTGGAGGACGAGCCGGACTTCGTCTTCGCCATGTCGCAGGCCCAGCAGTGGGCCTGGGTGCGCGACCACCGGCCCGAGGTGTGGGCACGGGTGAAGAAGGCCGTGGCCGACGGCCGGTTCGTGCCGGCCGGCGGCATGTGGGTGGAGTCGGACACCAACATGCCGGGCTCCGAGGCGATGGCCCGGCAGTTCGTGCACGGCAAGCGCTTCTTCCTCGACGAGTTCGGCGTCGAGAACGACGAGGCGTGGCTGCCCGACACCTTCGGCTTCGCCGCCGGGCTGCCGCAGATCATCAAGGCGGCCGGCGCCAAGTACCTGCTGACGCAGAAGATCTCCTGGTCGCGGACGAACAGGTTCCCGCACCACACCTTCCGCTGGGAGGGCATCGACGGCACCCGGATCTTCACGCACTTCCCGCCCGTCGACACCTACAACTGCTCGATGCGGGGCGACGAGATCGCCCACGCGGCCCGCAACTTCCGGGACAAGGGCGTGGCCCGGCACTCGCTCGCTCCCACCGGCTGGGGCGACGGCGGCGGCGGCACCACCCGCGAGATGGTCGCCAAGGCCGCCCGGCTGCACGACCTCGAAGGGTCGGCGACCGTCACCTGGGAGACCCCGCGGGCCTTCTTCGCGAAGGCCGAGGCCGAGAACCCCGAGCCGCCGGTCTGGGTCGGCGAGCTCTACCTGGAACTGCACCGCGCCACCCTGACCAGCCAGGCCAGGACCAAACAGGGCAACCGCCGAAGCGAACACCTGCTGCGGGAGGCCGAGTTGTGGGCGGCCACGGCCGCGGTGCGCACCGGGTTCCCCTATCCGTACGACGACCTGGACCGCATCTGGAAGACGGTCCTGCTCCACCAGTTCCACGACATCCTGCCCGGTTCCTCCATCGCCTGGGTGCACCGCGAGGCGCGCGCGACCTACGACCGCGTCGCCCGGGAGCTGGACGGCATCATCGACGCCGCCCAACGCGCCCTGGCCGGCGAGGGCGACACCCCGCTCCTCTTCAACGCCGCCCCCCACACCCGCACCGGCGTCCCGGCCGGCGCCGCCGCCGCTCCCGTCACCGAGGGCCGCACCGTCCTGACCCCCCGCCCGGAGGGCGGTCACGTCCTGGACAACGGACTGCTGAGGGTCGGGATCGACGGCCGCGGTCTGCTCGTGTCGGTGTACGACCTCGCGGCCGACCGCGAGACGATCGCGCCGGGCCGGGCGGGGAACCTCCTCCAGCTCCACCCCGACCTGCCGAACAAGTGGGACGCCTGGGACGTCGACGAGTTCTACCGCAACACCGTCACCGACCTCACCGACACCGACGAGGTCGGCCCCGGCGACGACGGCGCCTCGGTGCGGGTCGTCCGCCGTTTCGGCTCCTCCCGCGTCACCCAGACACTGACGCTGGCGCCGGGGGAGCGGCGGCTGGAGGTGGACACCGAGGTCGACTGGCACGAGACGGAGAAGTTCCTCAAGCTCGCCTTCCCGCTCGACCTGCATGCCGAGCGGTATGCCTCGGAGACCCAGTTCGGGCACTTCCACCGGCCCACCCACACCAACACCAGCTGGGAGGCGGCCAAGTTCGAGGCGTGCAACCACCGCTTCGTCCACCTGGAGGAGCCCGGCTGGGGCGTGGCGGTCGTCAACGACTCGACGTACGGCCACGACGTGACCCGCACCGTCCGCACCGACGGCGACGCGGGGACGACCACCACCGTGCGGGTGTCGCTGCTGCGTGCCCCGCGCTTCCCCGACCCGGAGACCGACCAAGGCGTGCACCGCTTCCGGCACGCGCTGGTGCCGGGTGCGGACATCGGCGACGCCGTGCGCGAGGGCTGGCGGATCAACCTGCCCGAGCGGCGGGTGCCGGGCGCGGGCGAGGTGGCGCCGCTGGTGACGGTCGACCACGACGCGGTCGTGGTCACCGCCGTGAAACTGGCCGACGACGGCAGCGGAGACGTGGTGGTCCGCTTCCACGAGGCCCACGGCGGCCGGGCCAGGGCCACCCTGACGGCCGGGTTCCCCGTCGCGGAGGCGGCGGTCACCGACCTGCTGGAGCGCCCGGCGGCCGAGCAGGGGCCCGCGATCGAGCAGGACGGTGAGCGGATCGCCGTACGGCTGCGCCCGTTCCAGCTGACGACCCTGCGCCTGAGGCGCGCCTAG
- a CDS encoding lipase maturation factor family protein, which produces MEWFTAPDYWLSRLVFQRALAVMYLVAFLTAALQFRPLIGERGMLPVPRFVERVPFRRAPSLFQLRYSDRLFACCAWAGCAVSAALVAGLDALLPLWGAMLLWLVPWALYLSVVNVGQTWYSFGWESLLLETGFLAVFLGNDEVAPPVLVLFLLRWLLFRVEFGAGLIKMRGDECWRKLTCLDHHHETQPMPGPLSWFFHRLPRPLHRVEVAANHVTQLVVPFLLFTPQPVATAAAALMIVTQLWLVLSGNFSWLNWITIVLALSAVRFPADPPSVSPAPLWYEVVVLAVAALLLFLSHRPVRNMVSRRQVMNRSFDPLHLVNTYGAFGTVSRVRYEVVIEGTADEVAREDSDWREYEFKGKPGDPRRWPRQFAPYHLRLDWLMWFAALSPSYAGSWFGTLVERLLENDRATLRLLRRSPFPADAPPRFVRARLFRYRYTTWRELRETGACWQRTYVREYLPPTRLAGAPDRP; this is translated from the coding sequence GTGGAGTGGTTCACCGCACCCGACTACTGGCTGAGCAGGCTGGTCTTCCAGCGGGCCCTGGCCGTCATGTACCTGGTCGCCTTCCTGACCGCCGCCCTGCAGTTCCGTCCGCTGATCGGCGAGCGCGGCATGCTGCCCGTGCCCCGCTTCGTGGAGCGGGTGCCGTTCAGGCGGGCGCCCAGCCTGTTCCAGCTCCGCTACTCGGACCGCCTCTTCGCGTGCTGCGCCTGGGCGGGCTGCGCGGTGTCGGCGGCGCTGGTGGCGGGGCTGGACGCGCTGCTGCCGCTGTGGGGGGCGATGCTGCTGTGGCTGGTGCCGTGGGCGCTGTACCTGTCGGTGGTCAACGTCGGGCAGACCTGGTACTCCTTCGGCTGGGAGTCGCTGCTGCTGGAGACCGGCTTCCTCGCGGTCTTCCTCGGCAACGACGAGGTGGCGCCGCCGGTCCTGGTGCTCTTCCTGCTGCGCTGGCTGCTCTTCCGGGTGGAGTTCGGGGCGGGGCTGATCAAGATGCGCGGCGACGAGTGCTGGCGGAAGCTGACCTGCCTGGACCACCACCACGAGACCCAGCCGATGCCGGGGCCGCTGAGCTGGTTCTTCCACCGGCTCCCCCGGCCGCTGCACCGCGTGGAGGTGGCCGCGAACCACGTCACGCAGCTCGTGGTGCCCTTCCTGCTGTTCACGCCGCAGCCCGTCGCGACGGCCGCCGCGGCACTGATGATCGTGACCCAGCTGTGGCTGGTGCTGTCGGGCAACTTCTCCTGGCTGAACTGGATCACCATCGTGCTGGCCCTGTCGGCGGTGCGGTTCCCGGCCGATCCGCCGTCCGTGTCCCCCGCGCCGCTCTGGTACGAGGTCGTGGTCCTCGCGGTCGCGGCCCTGCTGCTCTTCCTCAGCCACCGGCCCGTCCGCAACATGGTCTCCCGCCGCCAGGTGATGAACCGCTCCTTCGACCCGCTGCACCTGGTCAACACCTACGGCGCCTTCGGCACCGTCAGCCGGGTCCGCTACGAGGTGGTGATCGAGGGCACCGCCGACGAGGTGGCCCGCGAGGACTCGGACTGGCGGGAGTACGAGTTCAAGGGCAAGCCCGGTGACCCGCGGCGCTGGCCGCGCCAGTTCGCGCCGTACCACCTGCGGCTGGACTGGCTGATGTGGTTCGCCGCGCTCTCGCCCTCGTACGCCGGCTCCTGGTTCGGCACCCTGGTGGAGCGGCTGCTGGAGAACGACCGCGCGACACTGAGGCTGCTGCGCCGCTCCCCGTTCCCGGCCGACGCACCGCCCCGTTTCGTCCGCGCCCGGCTGTTCCGGTACCGGTACACGACGTGGCGCGAGCTGCGGGAGACGGGCGCGTGCTGGCAGCGGACGTATGTGCGGGAGTACCTGCCGCCGACCCGGCTGGCCGGGGCGCCGGACAGGCCGTAG
- a CDS encoding amidase: MTSWAGRTAADIAAAVREKRATPREVVADHLARIERLDGRVGAFRAVRAEAALGEADEVGARSDLAELPLAGVPVAVKDNLAVCGESKRVGSAATPDTPSAADHVTVARLRAAGAVVVGLTNVPELCVFGTTEGVHGTSRNPWDPARSAGGSSGGGAAAVAAGLVPLALGNDGMGSLRIPAANCGLVTIKPGHGVVPAGIGEGDWFGMSENGPLATTVEDARLMLAVLAGDDLTDGGPPRRADGGTLRIAASARSPLAGVPVSRPYANAVREAAGLLMKAGHQVRRADPPYPASLGLTALAHWTAGTAVDARGLDRRRLARRTRVHAALGRAFVRTAAAGEGREALRARLEPFFEAYDVLLTPALARRSPAAAPWHERGWLRNIVADTAYSPFTPPWNLTGWPAMAVPVGTLPSGAPCAVQLVGRPGAEAALLELAERIEALRPWRRTAPLE; this comes from the coding sequence GTGACCAGCTGGGCCGGCCGGACCGCCGCCGACATCGCCGCCGCCGTCCGCGAGAAGCGCGCCACGCCCCGCGAGGTGGTGGCGGACCATCTCGCCCGGATCGAGCGCCTGGACGGCCGCGTCGGTGCCTTCCGCGCAGTCCGGGCCGAAGCGGCGCTCGGCGAGGCCGACGAGGTGGGCGCCCGGAGCGACCTGGCCGAACTCCCGCTGGCGGGCGTGCCGGTGGCGGTCAAGGACAACCTCGCGGTGTGCGGCGAGTCGAAGCGCGTGGGTTCCGCGGCGACGCCGGACACGCCCTCGGCCGCGGACCACGTCACCGTGGCCCGGCTGCGGGCGGCCGGGGCGGTGGTGGTGGGCCTCACCAACGTGCCCGAGCTGTGCGTGTTCGGCACCACCGAGGGCGTGCACGGCACGTCCCGCAACCCGTGGGACCCGGCCCGCTCCGCGGGCGGTTCGTCGGGCGGCGGCGCCGCCGCGGTCGCCGCGGGTCTGGTGCCGCTGGCGCTCGGCAACGACGGCATGGGCTCGCTGCGCATTCCGGCGGCCAACTGCGGCCTGGTCACCATCAAACCGGGCCACGGTGTGGTCCCGGCCGGCATCGGCGAGGGCGACTGGTTCGGCATGTCCGAGAACGGGCCGCTGGCCACGACGGTCGAGGACGCGCGCCTGATGCTGGCGGTCCTCGCCGGCGACGACCTCACGGACGGCGGACCGCCGCGCCGCGCGGACGGCGGCACCCTGCGGATCGCGGCCTCCGCGCGCAGCCCCCTGGCCGGCGTCCCCGTCTCCCGCCCGTACGCGAACGCCGTCCGCGAGGCGGCCGGTCTGCTCATGAAGGCGGGTCACCAGGTGCGGCGGGCCGACCCGCCCTACCCCGCCTCGCTGGGTCTCACCGCCCTGGCCCACTGGACGGCGGGCACGGCGGTGGACGCCCGGGGACTGGACCGGCGCCGGCTGGCCCGGCGGACCCGGGTGCACGCGGCCCTCGGGCGGGCCTTCGTACGCACGGCCGCCGCCGGCGAGGGACGCGAGGCACTGCGCGCACGCCTGGAGCCGTTCTTCGAGGCGTACGACGTCCTGCTCACCCCGGCGCTGGCCCGCCGCTCCCCCGCCGCCGCGCCCTGGCACGAGCGGGGCTGGCTGCGCAACATCGTGGCCGACACGGCCTACTCGCCCTTCACTCCGCCGTGGAACCTGACCGGCTGGCCCGCGATGGCGGTACCGGTCGGCACCCTGCCCTCGGGCGCCCCCTGCGCCGTACAGCTGGTGGGGCGACCGGGTGCGGAGGCGGCGCTGCTGGAGCTGGCGGAGCGGATCGAGGCGCTGCGCCCGTGGCGGCGGACGGCACCCCTGGAGTGA
- a CDS encoding GNAT family N-acetyltransferase, which yields MLIREATAGDWPHIWPIWHRIVAAGETYAWDPDTSEEDARALWMNPAKRVYVAEDDGTVVASAYVTPNYGGPAAGIANAGFMVDPDRAGRGTGRALAEHVLAAAAADGYRGMVFNAVVETNPAVRLWTSLGFTVLGTVPDAFDHPRHGRVGLHVMYRAL from the coding sequence ATGCTGATCAGGGAAGCGACGGCCGGTGACTGGCCGCACATCTGGCCCATCTGGCACCGCATCGTCGCGGCCGGCGAGACCTACGCCTGGGACCCGGACACGTCCGAGGAGGACGCCCGGGCCCTGTGGATGAACCCCGCCAAACGCGTCTACGTCGCCGAGGACGACGGCACCGTCGTCGCCTCCGCCTACGTCACCCCCAACTACGGCGGCCCCGCAGCGGGCATCGCCAACGCCGGCTTCATGGTCGACCCCGACCGGGCCGGCCGCGGCACCGGACGGGCCCTCGCCGAACACGTCCTGGCCGCCGCAGCCGCCGACGGGTACCGGGGCATGGTCTTCAACGCCGTCGTGGAGACCAACCCCGCCGTACGCCTCTGGACCTCCCTCGGCTTCACCGTCCTGGGCACGGTGCCGGACGCCTTCGACCACCCGCGGCACGGGCGGGTCGGCCTGCACGTCATGTACCGCGCCCTCTAG